In Pseudomonas fakonensis, one DNA window encodes the following:
- a CDS encoding ABC transporter ATP-binding protein, with amino-acid sequence MLKFENVSTFYGKIQALHSVNVEINQGEIVTLIGANGAGKSTLLMTLCGSPQAHSGSIKYLGEELVGQPSSHIMRKSIAVVPEGRRVFARLTVEENLAMGGFFTDKGDYQEQLDKVLHLFPRLKERYIQRGGTMSGGEQQMLAIGRALMSKPKLLLLDEPSLGLAPIIIQQIFDIIEQLRRDGVTVFLVEQNANQALKIADRAYVLENGKVVMQGTGEALLTDPKVRDAYLGG; translated from the coding sequence ATGCTGAAGTTCGAGAACGTTTCCACCTTCTACGGCAAGATCCAGGCGCTGCACAGCGTCAACGTCGAGATCAACCAGGGCGAGATCGTCACCCTGATCGGCGCCAACGGTGCCGGCAAGTCGACCCTGCTGATGACCCTGTGCGGCTCGCCCCAGGCCCACAGCGGCAGCATCAAGTACCTGGGTGAGGAGCTGGTTGGCCAGCCTTCCTCGCACATCATGCGCAAGAGTATCGCGGTAGTGCCGGAAGGCCGCCGCGTGTTCGCCCGCCTGACCGTCGAGGAAAACCTGGCCATGGGCGGTTTCTTCACCGACAAGGGTGACTATCAGGAGCAACTGGACAAGGTCCTGCACCTGTTCCCGCGCTTGAAGGAGCGTTACATCCAGCGTGGCGGCACCATGTCTGGCGGCGAGCAGCAGATGCTCGCCATCGGTCGCGCCCTGATGAGCAAGCCCAAGCTGCTGCTGCTCGACGAGCCGTCGCTGGGACTGGCGCCGATCATCATCCAGCAGATCTTCGACATCATCGAACAGTTGCGCCGCGACGGCGTGACCGTGTTCCTGGTGGAGCAGAACGCCAACCAGGCGCTGAAGATCGCCGACCGCGCCTATGTGCTGGAAAACGGCAAGGTGGTGATGCAGGGCACCGGCGAAGCCCTGCTGACCGACCCGAAAGTGCGCGACGCGTACCTCGGCGGTTAA
- a CDS encoding COG3650 family protein, translating into MRLTPPLFLAALLPLFAGCQMLAEKPADPNIGTTRMQGELSAGGGHLLFKPCSEARQFVINDAGSTAILQEAANLAKDSKDKLFADLRGRLAGSKQAGSDGQVDVTRLYRLEPGARGCEDPNFKQLTLRASGHEPDWDIKASGKGMVLNRVGQQPLPLPFLEEEMPGGGLSLSSEANGQRVELWVAPQRCVDPATGAIRHLKAELRIDGKTLQGCAYYGGARDL; encoded by the coding sequence ATGCGCCTCACCCCTCCCCTGTTTCTCGCTGCCCTGCTGCCGCTGTTCGCCGGTTGCCAGATGCTGGCCGAAAAACCGGCCGACCCGAACATCGGTACCACGCGCATGCAGGGCGAGCTGAGTGCCGGCGGCGGCCACCTGCTGTTCAAACCCTGCAGCGAAGCCCGCCAGTTCGTCATCAACGACGCCGGCAGCACCGCGATCCTGCAGGAAGCCGCCAACCTGGCCAAGGACTCCAAGGACAAGCTGTTCGCCGACCTGCGCGGCCGCCTGGCCGGCAGCAAGCAGGCCGGCAGCGACGGCCAGGTCGATGTCACCCGCCTGTACCGCCTGGAACCCGGCGCCCGCGGCTGCGAAGACCCCAACTTCAAACAGCTCACCCTGCGCGCCAGCGGCCACGAACCGGACTGGGACATCAAGGCCAGCGGCAAGGGCATGGTGCTCAACCGCGTTGGCCAGCAACCGCTGCCGCTGCCATTCCTTGAAGAAGAAATGCCCGGTGGTGGCCTGAGCCTGTCCAGCGAGGCCAACGGCCAGCGTGTCGAGCTGTGGGTCGCGCCGCAGCGCTGCGTCGACCCCGCCACCGGCGCCATCCGCCACCTCAAGGCCGAGCTGCGCATCGACGGCAAGACCCTGCAGGGCTGCGCCTACTACGGCGGTGCCCGCGACCTCTGA
- the livG gene encoding high-affinity branched-chain amino acid ABC transporter ATP-binding protein LivG, with the protein MSREILQVSGLSMRFGGLLAVNGVGLTVKEKQVVALIGPNGAGKTTVFNCLTGFYKPSGGTILLDGQPIQGLAGHQIARKGVVRTFQNVRLFKEMTALENLLIAQHRHLNTNFFAGLFKTPSFRRSEKEAMERAQYWLEKVNLTEFANRTAGTLAYGQQRRLEIARCMMTQPRIIMLDEPAAGLNPKETEDLKALIAYLRESHNVTVLLIEHDMKLVMSISDHIVVINQGTPLADGTPEEIRGNPDVIKAYLGEA; encoded by the coding sequence ATGAGCCGCGAAATTCTGCAAGTCAGCGGCCTGAGCATGCGCTTCGGCGGCTTGTTGGCGGTCAACGGCGTGGGCCTGACCGTCAAGGAGAAACAGGTAGTCGCGCTGATCGGCCCCAACGGCGCCGGCAAGACCACCGTGTTCAACTGCCTCACCGGCTTCTACAAGCCCAGCGGCGGCACCATCCTGCTCGACGGCCAGCCCATCCAGGGCCTGGCCGGCCATCAGATCGCCCGCAAGGGCGTGGTGCGAACCTTCCAGAACGTGCGCCTGTTCAAGGAGATGACCGCGCTGGAAAACCTGCTGATCGCCCAGCACCGCCACCTCAACACCAACTTCTTCGCCGGCCTGTTCAAGACCCCGTCGTTCCGCCGCAGCGAGAAGGAAGCCATGGAGCGCGCGCAGTACTGGCTGGAGAAGGTCAACCTGACCGAGTTCGCCAACCGTACCGCCGGCACCCTCGCCTACGGCCAGCAACGCCGGCTGGAAATCGCCCGCTGCATGATGACCCAGCCGCGCATCATCATGCTCGACGAACCGGCCGCCGGCCTGAACCCCAAGGAGACCGAGGACCTCAAGGCCCTCATCGCCTACCTGCGCGAATCCCACAACGTGACCGTGCTGCTGATCGAGCACGACATGAAGCTGGTGATGAGCATTTCCGACCACATCGTGGTGATCAACCAGGGCACGCCCCTGGCCGATGGCACGCCAGAAGAGATTCGCGGCAACCCTGATGTGATCAAGGCCTACCTGGGGGAGGCGTAA
- a CDS encoding high-affinity branched-chain amino acid ABC transporter permease LivM, translating to MNRNLKQAFFSALLVWAVAFPVLGLKLSIDGISLAVHSQGSFNLTIISVCSVLMFLRVLFDKQWSAVMGRRSDRKLISPAVSNFLTLPKTQRWIILGLIVVALVWPFFGSRGAVDIATLILIYVMLGLGLNIVVGLAGLLDLGYVGFYAVGAYSYAMLSHYLGWSFWVCLPIAGLMAATFGFLLGFPVLRLRGDYLAIVTLGFGEIIRLFLRNLTDWTGGPNGISNIEKPTFFGLTFERRAAEGMQTFHEFFGLEYNSINKVIFLYLVALLLALLALFVINRLLRMPIGRAWEALREDEIACRALGLNPTVIKLSAFTLGACFAGFAGSFFAARQGLVTPESFTFIESAIILAIVVLGGMGSQLGVILAAIVMILLPEMMREFSEYRMLMFGALMVLMMIWRPQGLLPMQRPHMELRR from the coding sequence ATGAACAGAAATCTCAAACAGGCGTTCTTCAGCGCCTTGCTGGTCTGGGCCGTGGCCTTCCCGGTGCTGGGCCTGAAACTCAGCATCGACGGCATCAGCCTGGCGGTACACAGCCAGGGTTCGTTCAACCTGACCATCATCAGCGTGTGCTCGGTGCTGATGTTCCTGCGCGTGTTGTTCGACAAGCAGTGGAGCGCGGTGATGGGCCGTCGTTCCGATCGCAAGCTGATCTCGCCGGCGGTGAGCAACTTCCTCACCCTGCCCAAGACCCAGCGCTGGATCATCCTCGGCCTGATCGTGGTCGCCCTGGTGTGGCCATTCTTCGGCTCGCGCGGCGCCGTCGACATCGCCACGCTGATCCTGATCTACGTGATGCTGGGCCTGGGCCTGAACATCGTGGTGGGCCTGGCCGGCCTGCTCGACCTGGGCTACGTCGGCTTCTACGCGGTCGGTGCCTACAGCTACGCGATGCTCTCGCACTACCTGGGCTGGAGCTTCTGGGTGTGCCTGCCGATCGCAGGGCTGATGGCCGCCACCTTCGGCTTTTTGCTCGGTTTCCCGGTGCTGCGCCTGCGCGGTGACTACCTGGCCATCGTGACCCTGGGCTTCGGCGAGATCATCCGCCTGTTCCTGCGCAACCTCACCGACTGGACCGGTGGCCCCAACGGCATCAGCAACATCGAAAAACCGACGTTCTTCGGCCTCACTTTCGAGCGCCGCGCCGCCGAGGGCATGCAGACCTTCCACGAGTTCTTCGGGCTGGAATACAACTCGATCAACAAGGTGATCTTCCTCTACTTGGTGGCCCTGCTGCTGGCCCTGCTGGCGCTGTTCGTCATCAACCGCCTGTTGCGCATGCCCATCGGCCGTGCCTGGGAAGCGCTGCGTGAAGACGAGATCGCCTGCCGCGCGCTGGGCCTGAACCCCACCGTGATCAAGCTTTCGGCGTTCACCCTGGGGGCCTGCTTTGCAGGCTTTGCCGGCAGCTTCTTCGCCGCCCGCCAAGGGCTGGTGACACCGGAATCGTTCACCTTCATCGAGTCGGCGATCATCCTCGCCATCGTCGTGCTGGGCGGCATGGGTTCGCAGTTGGGCGTGATTCTGGCGGCCATCGTGATGATCCTGCTGCCGGAGATGATGCGTGAGTTCAGCGAATACCGGATGCTGATGTTCGGTGCGCTGATGGTGTTGATGATGATCTGGCGTCCGCAGGGCCTGCTGCCCATGCAACGTCCACACATGGAGCTGCGTCGATGA
- a CDS encoding IS1182 family transposase, which produces MAYIQGESRSQTSLFPVSLEELIPEDHLVRVIDLYVARLDLAQLGFDKAQPKATGRPAYDPADQLKLYLYGYFQRIRSSRRLEAECQRNIEVMWLINRLKPDFKTIADFRKNNKAAFVTTCRAFVQFCRTAGLIAGDLVAIDGSKFQAVASARRQLNLNQLKRQDEKLDKRIAQYLAELDAADQSEGEQVIDRTAIKAALAKLEAKQQDNRTCQALMESMGLEQFNTHESDARMMRTPKGARVSYNVQTAVDAEHCLILHHEVTQEGDDRKQLEPMAKAAKAELGQEALTVTADMGYSNGQQFQACEEASITAYVPPNRTSNPGGEALFERKDFTYDAEQDRYQCPAGQWLTLKQRYKGDRIYQAAISDCAGCALKAQCTTAKRRYVSRHAQEEAFERMAQRMQLHPEMMERRRSIVEHPFGNLKQWLFGNGRFLLRQLEGTRAEMALAVTAYNLKRAISVLSAKQMMQMMG; this is translated from the coding sequence ATGGCCTACATCCAGGGAGAATCCCGCAGCCAGACCAGTCTGTTCCCGGTCTCGCTGGAAGAGCTGATCCCCGAGGATCACCTCGTTCGTGTCATCGACCTGTATGTCGCTAGGCTGGATCTGGCGCAGCTAGGTTTCGACAAGGCCCAGCCCAAGGCCACTGGGCGCCCCGCCTACGACCCCGCCGACCAGCTCAAGCTTTATCTCTATGGCTATTTTCAGCGCATCCGTTCATCGCGGCGTCTGGAAGCCGAGTGCCAGCGCAACATCGAAGTGATGTGGTTGATCAACCGACTCAAACCTGACTTCAAGACCATCGCTGACTTCCGCAAGAACAACAAAGCTGCTTTCGTTACGACGTGCCGGGCCTTTGTGCAGTTCTGCCGAACTGCCGGTTTGATTGCCGGTGACCTGGTTGCCATCGACGGGAGCAAGTTTCAGGCGGTCGCTTCCGCGCGACGCCAGTTGAACTTGAATCAACTCAAGCGCCAAGACGAGAAGCTGGATAAGCGGATCGCCCAATACCTGGCTGAGTTGGATGCCGCTGACCAGTCTGAGGGCGAGCAAGTAATAGATCGCACTGCGATCAAAGCGGCCCTGGCGAAGCTTGAGGCAAAGCAGCAAGACAACCGCACTTGTCAGGCCTTGATGGAATCGATGGGGCTGGAGCAATTCAACACGCACGAAAGCGATGCCCGAATGATGCGCACGCCAAAAGGAGCGCGTGTTTCCTATAACGTGCAGACCGCCGTTGACGCAGAACACTGCCTGATTTTGCATCACGAGGTGACGCAAGAAGGCGATGATCGCAAGCAGCTTGAACCCATGGCTAAAGCGGCCAAGGCTGAACTGGGGCAGGAAGCGCTGACCGTGACAGCCGATATGGGCTACTCGAATGGCCAGCAGTTCCAGGCATGTGAGGAAGCCTCCATTACCGCGTACGTGCCGCCAAACCGAACCTCGAACCCAGGCGGCGAGGCATTATTCGAGCGCAAGGACTTTACCTACGACGCCGAACAGGATCGGTACCAGTGCCCGGCAGGTCAGTGGCTAACGCTAAAGCAGCGCTACAAGGGCGATCGGATCTACCAGGCGGCGATCAGTGATTGCGCCGGGTGCGCGCTGAAAGCCCAATGCACGACGGCCAAGCGCCGCTATGTCTCGCGTCACGCTCAAGAGGAAGCCTTTGAGCGCATGGCGCAGCGGATGCAGCTGCATCCAGAGATGATGGAGCGGCGTAGATCCATCGTGGAGCACCCGTTTGGTAATCTCAAACAATGGCTATTTGGAAACGGGCGCTTCTTGCTGCGACAACTCGAAGGCACAAGAGCTGAAATGGCTCTCGCTGTGACCGCTTACAACCTCAAGCGAGCGATCAGCGTCCTGAGTGCCAAGCAAATGATGCAAATGATGGGCTGA